The Antedon mediterranea chromosome 7, ecAntMedi1.1, whole genome shotgun sequence genome has a segment encoding these proteins:
- the LOC140055253 gene encoding cleavage and polyadenylation specificity factor subunit 6-like, with product MADGGVDIDLYADDVDEFNQEGDYNSASVDLYDDVITTPANNTQQPPRRVSSSGDAGPQKTQTIQGTTNHNYAKKSSLYIGNLTWWTTDADLSNAISELGVNDLIEIKFHENRANGQSKGFATVHVGSDGSYRVIMNGLPKKELHGQQPVVTPCNRQSLTQFEAASRKGEARAPNDREGPPPRHGPPNHRQHGPPQHHNDGGGMRFPSPQRGPSPQGPPQGPGNGPPPRENFPPARGPPRGPPPGMPQRPMGPPGPMRGPPPPRGPPHDQRGPPQRSPGPFGGPPPHGGPPHGGSPHGGPPPHGHHHGGPPHGGPPHGGPPHGGPHHGGPPHGGPPHGGPPHGGPPHGGPPHGGPPHGGPPHGGPPHGGPHHGGPPHGGPPHGGPPHGGPPHGMPPHSGPPPGGPPHPGPGGPPRGPPMPGMPPPGPGGPPPQRGPPQQYGPPAMGGPPPHHPGPPPPHPGPPPHHSGPPPPHHHSGPPPPHQGPPQPQYQQPHPQGPPPTHQGPPQGPPPHSGPPPHPGPPPVHPGPPPPAPHVNPAFFHGNQGPPPPTSQANYTPDQYKTSDRFPPPAQPRYPDDQYKTPERRENPAPVETPALSETEFEEIMSRNRTVSSSAISRAVMDASSGEYASAIETLVTAISLIKQSKVASDDRCKVIISSLQDCLRGIEDKSYGSAVTTTSSSSSKRNRDRSSRDREERHRSRESKSSRHKERRERSRSRGSREREYRERSRDREYRDRDRGERESRSDRERDRDREYRRR from the exons gAGGGTGATTATAACTCTGCCTCAGTAGATTTATATGATGATGTGATAACAACACCAGCAAATAACACACAGCAGCCACCTCGT CGTGTGTCATCGAGTGGTGATGCAGGACCTCAAAAAACACAGACCATACAAGGAACAACTAATCATAACTATGCCAAGAAAAGTTCATTGTACATTGGCAATTTGACCTGG TGGACTACAGATGCAGACCTAAGTAATGCTATCTCTGAACTTGGTGTTAATGATTTGATTGAGATTAAGTTTCATGAAAACCGTGCTAACGGTCAGTCTAAAGGATTTGCAACTGTGCATGTTGGATCAGATGGTTCTTATAGGGTCATAATGAATGGTTTACCAAAAAA AGAATTACATGGACAGCAGCCAGTTGTTACACCATGTAATCGACAGAGCTTGACTCAGTTTGAGGCAGCATCTAGGAAAGGCGAGGCCAGAGCTC CTAATGATAGAGAGGGACCTCCACCTCGTCATGGACCACCTAATCATCGTCAACATGGTCCACCACAACATCACAATGATGGTGGTGGGATGCGTTTCCCATCACCTCAACGTGGACCCTCGCCACAAGGACCTCCACAAGGACCAGGAAATGGACCACCACCACGGGAAAATTTCCCACCTG CTCGGGGACCACCTAGAGGTCCTCCACCTGGTATGCCACAAAGACCCATGGGG CCTCCTGGGCCAATGAGAGGACCACCACCTCCACGTGGACCACCACATGATCAGCGAGGACCACCTCAAAGGTCGCCAG GACCATTTGGTGGACCACCTCCACATGGCGGACCACCTCATGGCGGTTCCCCTCATGGTGGACCACCACCCCATGGACATCATCATGGTGGTCCCCCTCATGGTGGACCCCCTCATGGTGGACCCCCTCATGGGGGACCTCATCATGGTGGACCTCCCCATGGTGGACCTCCCCACGGTGGACCTCCCCACGGTGGACCTCCTCATGGTGGACCTCCTCACGGTGGACCTCCTCATGGTGGACCTCCTCACGGTGGACCTCCACACGGTGGACCTCATCACGGTGGACCTCCTCACGGTGGACCTCCTCATGGTGGACCTCCTCACGGTGGACCTCCTCATGGTATGCCGCCACATAGTGGTCCTCCCCCTGGTGGACCACCACATCCAGGACCAGGTGGCCCTCCACGTGGACCTCCTATGCCAGGGATGCCTCCTCCAGGACCTGGTGGACCCCCTCCTCAGAGAGGCCCTCCCCAACAATATGGACCACCAGCTATGGGTGGGCCACCGCCGCATCATCCTGGGCCTCCACCTCCTCATCCTGGTCCACCACCCCATCATTCTGGTCCTCCGCCACCACATCATCATTCAGGTCCACCTCCTCCTCACCAAGGACCACCACAACCACAGTATCAACAGCCACATCCTCAAGGACCTCCGCCAACACATCAAGGACCGCCACAAGGACCTCCTCCTCATTCTGGGCCTCCACCACATCCAGGACCACCACCTGTTCATCCAGGACCTCCTCCTCCAGCACCTCATGTCAACCCAGCATTTTTTCATGGGAATCAAGGCCCTCCTCCTCCTACTTCACAAGCCAACTACACTCCAGATCAGTATAAAACATCAGACAGGTTCCCTCCACCAGCACAGCCAAGATATCCAGATGACCAGTACAAGACACCAGAACG ACGAGAGAATCCAGCACCTGTAGAAACGCCAGCTCTCAGTGAAACAGAGTTTGAAGAAATCATGTCTCGTAATCGAACAGTTTCCAGTAGTGCCATCTCAAGGGCAGTCATGGATGCTAGTTCAG GGGAATATGCATCTGCTATCGAAACATTGGTCACCGCAATCTCCTTGATCAAACAATCTAAAGTGGCATCTGATGATCGCTGTAAAGTAATCATCAGTTCACTACAGGATTGTCTTAGAGGCATAGAAGATAAATCCTATGGTAGTGCTGT TACTACTACAAGCAGTAGCAGTAGTAAGAGAAATCGTGACAGAAGTTCCAGAGATCGTGAAGAGCGCCATCGCTCTAGGGAATCGAAGAGCAGTCGCCACAAAGAAAGGCGTGAGAGATCACGCAGCCGAGGTAGTAGGGAACGTGAGTACCGTGAAAGAAGCCGGGATCGTGAATATCGTGACCGTGACAGAGGTGAACGTGAAAGCCGAAGCGATCGAGAACGTGACAGAGATCGTGAATATAGGCGCCGTTAA